One Streptomyces sp. NBC_01237 genomic region harbors:
- a CDS encoding nucleoside triphosphate pyrophosphatase translates to MAGMTDQRRLVLASASPARLGLLRQAGFAPEVIVSGVDEDALTAPTPAELALVLAEAKAAAVAARPEAAGALVIGCDSVLELDGLALGKPADAEEATARWKSMRGRAGVLRTGHSVIDTASGRTASATASTVVRFGEPTDAEVAAYVASGEPLHVAGAFTLDGRSAPFVDSIEGDHGNVIGLSLPLLRRLLGELGISVTELWV, encoded by the coding sequence ATGGCCGGTATGACTGATCAGCGCCGCCTCGTGCTCGCCTCCGCCTCGCCCGCCCGCCTCGGCCTCCTGCGCCAGGCCGGATTCGCGCCCGAGGTGATCGTCAGCGGCGTGGACGAGGACGCCCTGACCGCCCCGACCCCGGCCGAACTGGCGCTCGTGCTGGCCGAGGCCAAGGCCGCGGCCGTCGCCGCCCGCCCCGAGGCCGCAGGCGCCCTGGTCATCGGCTGCGACTCGGTGCTCGAACTGGACGGCCTGGCGCTCGGCAAGCCCGCCGACGCCGAGGAGGCCACCGCGCGCTGGAAGTCCATGCGCGGCCGGGCGGGCGTCCTGCGGACCGGGCACAGCGTGATCGACACCGCGTCCGGCCGTACGGCTTCCGCGACCGCGTCCACCGTCGTCCGGTTCGGCGAGCCGACCGACGCCGAGGTCGCCGCCTACGTCGCCTCGGGCGAGCCGCTCCATGTCGCGGGGGCGTTCACCCTGGACGGCCGCTCGGCCCCGTTCGTGGACTCCATCGAGGGCGACCACGGCAACGTCATCGGGCTCTCCCTGCCGCTGCTGCGCCGGCTCCTCGGAGAACTCGGCATCTCCGTGACGGAGTTGTGGGTCTGA
- the mmpB gene encoding morphogenic membrane protein MmpB, whose amino-acid sequence MLWSDPENKPPKELRDAQDMMRRAGLVLALAMVVAMFALGIR is encoded by the coding sequence ATGCTGTGGTCCGACCCCGAGAACAAGCCGCCGAAGGAACTGCGTGACGCCCAGGACATGATGCGTCGCGCGGGCCTGGTGCTCGCGCTCGCCATGGTGGTCGCGATGTTCGCCCTGGGCATCCGCTGA
- a CDS encoding acyl-CoA carboxylase subunit epsilon, whose product MIKVVRGNPTPEELAAALAVVQARAAATAAVSSGAPVPPEQWSDPGRIARRGRPQPGPRSWARTYWPA is encoded by the coding sequence ATGATCAAGGTCGTACGGGGCAACCCGACCCCGGAGGAGCTGGCCGCCGCCCTCGCGGTGGTCCAGGCACGCGCGGCGGCGACGGCGGCCGTCTCCTCGGGCGCGCCGGTACCGCCCGAGCAGTGGTCCGACCCGGGCCGCATCGCCCGCCGCGGGCGCCCGCAGCCGGGTCCGCGGTCCTGGGCGCGGACGTACTGGCCCGCCTGA